In Bradyrhizobium sp. 170, the DNA window AATCTGGCCACCTGGTTACTGGCGCGTTCGCTGAACATGCCCGAACCCGTGGTGCACGACACCGGCGTCTTCGTGTTCGCGCAGGTGCAGACGATCGAGAACAGGGTCGGCAAGGCGCTCTGCCCGATGCGGCTGATGCGTCGGCTCCGGTCGCTCTTGCAGCGCTGATTCCTGTCTCGCCCAAAGCCCCCCAAGCAAAGGAGAACTGTCATGATCCATCCGTCAACATTCCTGAGCCGCGCCCTCCTCGCCGACGCCATCTTCAGCGGTGTCGCGGCGGTCGCGCTGACGCTGGGCGCCGGCGCGCTGGCGCCCTTCCTAAATCTGCCCGAAGCCCTGTTACGCGAAACCGGCCTGTTCCTGATCGCCTACACGGCGCTGGTCGGCTGGCTTGCCACGCGGTCGACGGTGCCGAAGGCGCTGGTGTTGCTCGTAATCGTGGGGAATGCCGCGTGGACACTGGGCAGCATCGCGTTGCTGTTCTCGGGTGCGGTGAGCCCGAACCTGCTCGGTCAAGTCTTCATCGTCGCGCAGGCGATTGCGACGGGTGTGTTTGCAGAGCTGCAGTTTATTGGACTGCGCAAGAGCGGTGAGACGGCGGCGGCATAAGCCTCAACCGTCATTGCGAGCGAAGCGAAGCAATCCATATCGCGGCATAGCGGATAGATGGATTGCTTCCGCTTTCGTTCCCTTGCGCAAACGCTTCGCGTTTGTCGCGGGCAATGACGAGGACAGACTTCAGCTCAACACCAGCGCCGCAATCATCCCGGCAAAGGTGAGCACCAGCCCGATGACGAGCATCGGCACCAGGCTGCTACCGGCATACGGATCGGCCTGTTCCTTGTTCGTCACGACATGCGCACGATTAGCCATCACACTACTCCTGTTTGATTGCGTCGAAATCGTTCCCCGTTTCCGAGCATGACGCCCTGGGCGCCGGCGATGCCGAGTTCGAGGCTGGCCGCAATCCGCCGTGCCCGTTCCACGAAATGCGCTTCCGCCTCGGGTGGACATATCTCGCGGGCGGTTTGCTCGAACAGTTCGAGCCAGCGGTCGAAATGCCCGGCGTCGACCGGCAGCGGCAGGTGCTTGGCCATCGGCGTGCCGTGGTAGCGGCCGGTCATCAACGCGACCGACGACCAGAACGCGCACATCTGCGCCAGATGCGGCTCCCAATCCCTGATGCGGGCCTCGAAGATCGGCCCCAGCCCAGCGTCGGCGCGCACCTTGGCGTAGAAGCCGCGCACCAGGCGCTCGATCATCGCCTCGTCGATGCCCGTCCGCTCCATGATCTCGGCCGTCAACCGCTCACGCCGCTCCGGCCCTGCCACGATCGCTTCCATTTCGTCCGCTGCCCTTAAATAGGTATTTCAAATACCTATTTAGACGGCTATAGTTGATTTGCAAGCAGATATTTCGAGAGGGCTCCCATGCGCCTGACATCGTTTACGGATTTTGCCTTGCGCGCCCTGATGCGGCTGGCGGGCGAGCCCGGCCGCTCCTTCGCGACCAACGAGATCGCGGCCGAGTTCGGCATTTCCCGCAACCATCTGGCCAAGGTGGTACGCGACCTCGCCGATAGCGGTTTCATCTCGACCCAGCGCGGCGTCGGCGGCGGCTTCACGCTGGCCCGCCCCGCCCAGTCGATCACCATCGGCGAAGTGGTGCGCGCCCTGGAAGGGCCGCCGCTGGTCGAATGTTTTCGCGAGGATGGCGGCAATTGCGTGCTGAAGCCGCGCTGCCGGCTGAAGGCCAAACTCGCCGCCGCCCGCGAAGCCTTCATGCGCGAGCTCGACTCCACGACACTGGCGGAATGCGCCTATCCGCCAAGCGTCAAGCGGAGCCCGGCACTTGCGTGAGGGCTGCAAGAAACCATGACAAGGCTCAGGTGCAACTCATGAAACCGATCGAGTTCGAAAATGGCGCCGTGCAGATCGACGCCGCCATCGTCGCCGAAGGCCTCGGCCTGGCGCCTTCCCTGCTCCAGGAAGCGATGCGCGCGGGCCGGATCACGAGCCTGGCGGAGCGCGGGGTCGATGCCGACTCCGGCCGGCATCGCCTGACCTTCTTCTCCGAACACCGGCGGTTTCGTGTCGTGATCGACGAAACCGGCGCGATCATTCAACGCTCGGCGGTCGACTTCGGCGATTCGTTGCTGCCGAAGTCGGTGCACAAGGCTGGCGGATGAGACATCAGATGGCGGTGGGCTGAGCCCCAAGGGAGATAGCGGCGGGCTGAGCCTCAACGGCCGGCGCAGGTGCGGAAACCGGCGACTTCCTGCCGGCGGACTTCTTGCCGGCAACCCTGACGCGGCTGTTGCCGTTCAGATGCTTGCCGTTGAGCGACCTGCCGTTGGGTGGCTTGCCATTGAGGGACTTGCCATTCAGCGAATGGCCGTTCAGCTTGAGCGTCTTCTTCACCTTCCGCTCAGCCTCTTCTTTCGGCTTCGCTTTGGCCTTCTCCTTGGCCTTGGCCAGCTTTTCGGCCTTCTTCAGCGCCTTGCGCTCGGCCTTGGCCTTCAGACGGGCCTTCTCCGCCCGTGCCTCGGCGCGCTGCTTCTTGCGCTTCTTTTCGCAGGCCGCGCATTTGCAGCCGATCGGCTTCAGATAGGCTTTGAAATAGTCAGTGCCGTAATCGTAGTTGATCTCCTCGCCCGGCTCGATGTTCTTGATGGCGCGGATGAAGACCTTGCGCTTGCGCGGTTTGACGTCGGATTCCGCGTTCGGCTTGCAGGCGTGGTTGATGTAGCGGGCGATGTTCTTGCGCACCGAGCCGTCGATGGTCCAGCGGTCGTTCAGCTCGAACAGATACTTGTTCTCGATCGCGTCGTCTTTTTTCTTCTTCGAATCCAGGAGCGGCCCAAAATAGCGGACGATCTTGGCGCCCTTCTTGATCGGCTTGGTGGCGAAGAGGCCAAGTCCGGTGCGGGAACGGCCGACGCGATAGGGCTTATTCGAGGGAATGGAGGTCATGACGATTGGATGACTACACGCTCGGGAAACGGAGGAATTGCGAAGTCGCTCTTCTAGGACGATTCCGCGGCAATGTCAGGTGTTTCGCGCCCTTCCCTTGAACCTTCCCCAGATAGAACACGTCTGAGTACCATGGTTCCCGAAAGCTGCGGCTAGCAGGATGAAAATTGCCCCCTTCTTGCGCACTGCCAGACCCGCGGTCGTGGCGCTGATCTGCGCGGCCGCCAGTCCGGTTTCGTGGGCGAACGCCCAAACATTCAGCAGCATCTACACGTCAACTGCCCCAAAGGACTGTCGCGTCACCAGCGCCAACAACGGCGTCGATGATTCCACCGTCAGGGTCTGCGCCGGCAAATCGAACCTGGTGGTGGTGATCAGCGAGGGCGATCTGCGCGAGACCGTCTCGGTCGGCCGTAGCCGCGCGCAAGCCGCCAGGGAGCCGGCCGCGCAGTCGTGGTTCGGGCCGTTCAACTCGACCGCCCACACCGTCGAATGGCGGGTGGCGGACGGCAAGCCGTTCGCGATCATCCAGCGCTGGCACATCGCCGACAATGCCGACGCCGACAAGGATGGCCGCCCGACCGCCAAACCGATGCTGGCGGTGACGAGGCTGCCGCCGGGCCCGGTCTGCCACGTCGCCTATATCGACGGCCAGGCCAACCGCAATGCCAACGAGCTTGCGCGCCAGGCGGCGGACGAATTTGCCCCTGATTTCAAGTGCGGAAAGGACGAAGTGAAGGTGATCGGTGAAAAAGGCGCCGCCGTCAGCCTTGCAAAGCGCTAATGCTGCCCGCGGCTGGCGTGTTTTCGCCGCATTAACGTCAAAGCTACAGCCTTGAGTGCTTGATATATTCTCACGTCACGGGTTTTAACGGCGGCCACACCGGAGCAACGATGCTAACGAGATTCATGGTTCTGCTGGTTGCAGGCTCCGCCCTCACC includes these proteins:
- a CDS encoding Rrf2 family transcriptional regulator, coding for MRLTSFTDFALRALMRLAGEPGRSFATNEIAAEFGISRNHLAKVVRDLADSGFISTQRGVGGGFTLARPAQSITIGEVVRALEGPPLVECFREDGGNCVLKPRCRLKAKLAAAREAFMRELDSTTLAECAYPPSVKRSPALA
- a CDS encoding SET domain-containing protein encodes the protein MTSIPSNKPYRVGRSRTGLGLFATKPIKKGAKIVRYFGPLLDSKKKKDDAIENKYLFELNDRWTIDGSVRKNIARYINHACKPNAESDVKPRKRKVFIRAIKNIEPGEEINYDYGTDYFKAYLKPIGCKCAACEKKRKKQRAEARAEKARLKAKAERKALKKAEKLAKAKEKAKAKPKEEAERKVKKTLKLNGHSLNGKSLNGKPPNGRSLNGKHLNGNSRVRVAGKKSAGRKSPVSAPAPAVEAQPAAISLGAQPTAI
- a CDS encoding group III truncated hemoglobin translates to MEAIVAGPERRERLTAEIMERTGIDEAMIERLVRGFYAKVRADAGLGPIFEARIRDWEPHLAQMCAFWSSVALMTGRYHGTPMAKHLPLPVDAGHFDRWLELFEQTAREICPPEAEAHFVERARRIAASLELGIAGAQGVMLGNGERFRRNQTGVV
- a CDS encoding DUF6522 family protein, translating into MKPIEFENGAVQIDAAIVAEGLGLAPSLLQEAMRAGRITSLAERGVDADSGRHRLTFFSEHRRFRVVIDETGAIIQRSAVDFGDSLLPKSVHKAGG